DNA sequence from the Candidatus Eisenbacteria bacterium genome:
TGGTGCCGGTGAACGGGTTCCTGCCGCCGGGGATGCCGGGCAGGACTCCCGGCAACACCATGCCGGACCCCGATACGGAGGCCGCTCGCGCCCTCCTCCGCGATGCCGGGTATCCGGACGGCAGGGGGCTTCCCCCGCTGAAGGTGGCGGTGAGCGAGGGATCGTCGCCCAGGCTCTACGAGCCGATCCTCGCGGACCTCGAGGCGGGCGGCTTCACCGTTAAGACGCTGGCGCTGAGCTGGCGCCAGCTCGACAGCCTGGCCTCCGCCGGGGCCGTGCACGCCTTCATGATGTCCTGGGTCGCCGATCTGCCCGATCCGGACGCCTTCCTCTACCCGCTCTTCCACAGCACCGGCCAGAGCAACCTCTTCGCCTATCGTTCCGAGCGGGTGGATTCCCTTCTCGAGGAGGGAAGGAGGCTTCCCCTCGGTCCGGCGCGGAACCAGGTCTACGCGCGATTGAGCGAGATCCTCGCGGCCGACGCGCCGATGATCCCCCTCTACCACAACTCGCTCGCGCACGCCTGGAGGTCTGCCGTCCGCGGGATCGACGTCGGCCCGGGCGGAGTCTCCCTCATCTGCTTCCGCGAAGTCCACCTCGACGACGGCGGTTCCGATGCGGCGCACGCGGGGACTCGATGACCGGGCGGCGCTATCTTCCCCTTGCGAGACGGATGTCGATCGCCTTCGGGATCCTGGTCCTCGTTCTCCTTTCCGCCGTCAGCCTTGTGATGGAGCGACAGCTCACCCAGGCGGCCCGGCGGCACCTCGAGCTTCGCACGGCCACCCGTGCGATCCTCAATTGAAACCTCAGGCGTGCAGAATCGGTACGTCACGGTCGCCCGAGTGTCCCGCTTGCCGTCCTCCTCGATGGTGTCGACCCGGACGGCCTCGACCAGGACTTCCACGATCTGGCGTTTCAACTCCCAGGTAAGAGGTTGGTCCAGACGGTGGTTCAGTTCCCGGAGCAGGTCGGCGGTAGATCGCAGACGGGCCTCCGTTGTCATCGCGCTCTCGGTAGCCCTATCAAGGCGGTTGATCTCATCGATGAGAGCTTCACGCTCCACCGCGATCTCATCCAGTTGCCGGTCTAGGGTCGGCTCGTCAATCCGTCCACGGCGGTAGAGTCCGAGGACCCGATCGCGCTCATTGTCCTTGTCTCTGAGAGCCTGCTTCATCTGGTCGGCGTCGATCTTCATGGAAGCGGATTCCCCGACCGTTCCTTCGATCTGATCAGCCAACTGCTTCAGCACGGCTCCGGGATTCCGGAGGAAACCCTCGACATCCCGCCAGACCAAGTCCTCGATGTTGCCCGCGATGGCCTTGGATGGGCACTTCCTTCCTTGGAGGCCGTAGGTCCCACGCCCGCTCTGCTTTCCGATGCAGACGTAGTAGACCCTCTTGGTTCCTCCTGCGGAAGGGTAGGCCGTGCCGACGTAGGTCAACCCGCAAAGGCCACACTTCATCAACCCACGAAGCAGGTACTTCCGGCGCGCGTTTCTCGTGCTGAAGATATAGTTTCGTTTCAGCGTCTGCTGTGCCTGTTTCCAGGTCTCCTCGCTGACCAGGGCCGGAACGGACCGTCTGATGATATCGCGTGCTTTCTTCGATCGCTTCCCGTACTCGTGGAGTCCTTTGTAAGTCGAGTTGACGATCAGATTCCTGACGCGCGAAGGACGCCAGATGCCTGAGGTGGTCTGCTTGCGCTTCCCGCGCAGGACGAGCCGAGAGTCCCGCACGTAGGCGGGGGGTACCCTAAGACGATTCAGATGCCCCGCGATGGCAATGCAGGACTTCCCGTCTTCCGCCGACATCTTGTAGATGAGCCGGATCACGCCAGCCTCGGACAAGGGGAGCCCCGGGAGGGGATCCTCGGAGATCACGAGTCGCGCATCCTTGTGTTTCCCTTCGACCCTATACCCGTACGGCACGATCCCGCCAAGCCACGCGCCCTGGCGGGCGAGCCGATTGGTACCCTCGATGGAGCGTTGGACTATGTTGTCCCGCTCGAGACCAGCCACTCCGGACAGGATCGTGCGCATGAAGCGACCGGCAGGACTATCGGTGTCGAAGGCTTCTGTCATGCTAAGCAGTTGAATGCCCAGGACCTCGAGATCATTGAAGGCGTTGAGAAGCATGCGCGGATCTCTACCTAGCCTATCGAGCTTGTAGACGAGAACCGCATCGAAGCACTTGGACCTCGCATCCTGAAGAAGACGCGATCCCTCTGGCCTCTGCTCCAAGGGGATCGTGCCGCTCACGCCGTCGTCAGAGTAGGCATCCGTAATCGAGATCTCATGGAGTGAGCAGTAACGCTCCGCAAACTCCCGTTGTGTTGCGATGCTCTGGCGTTCGCGCTGCTCCTCTGTCGAGACGCGGAGGTAGATTGCAGCCTTCATAGGTCCCCTTCCTGCTTGGCCCTCTCGGGAGTGGAAAACGGGTGGTAGGCAGGTTCGAGCAAGAGACGGGACGTCTCTTGGAAATCGCGTTGGAAGTTTCGCAGGTCGTCAGCCTTGTATCGCTCCTTTGGGTGCACCTTATTCCATTGCTCCATTATGGGCCGCCACGAGAGCCCAGCATGTCGTCGTTCGGCGACGAAGTCCAAGAACTCCAAACTGTCGATACGTAGGTGACGGTTCTCTTGACGGAGGATCTGGCTCTGGAGATGTTTGTAGATCCTGTACACAGTCCTTGCCGACGTCCACGGCTGAATGGAGAGATTGACCCTCATCTGAAGGTGGTCGGATCCGAAATGGCTCGCAACCTCCGCGCTGAGACATGGGGTTGCCGGCACCTTTCCGGTCAAGACGAACTGTGTCGCGGATGCAGTGTCCCAACGATAATGCTCTGCTAGACGACAACTCAGTTCGTGCAGTCTACCCAGAAGCGACTTCGGTAGAACGCGCAGCTGATCCGGACGACCGCGTGACCCCCGGTATCTCAGGTCCAGGAACTCCGTGGAGCGATCAATGGTGGTCGATGTCTCATGATGTCCACCTGGCCATTCAATCTCGATGAGAATCCGCTCGCAGACAAATGAAGGGGGATCAGCGGAATCGAGTTCCTTCTGGCGTGAGACGATTCGGGCTTCGTGGTCGGTGATTGGGATGTCGCTCCCTCCCGGGAGCGGCCATTCGCAGAGCGCCAAGAGCGGAGACCGGAGCAGCTTCCATGCTTGGAAGTCAGTGAGAACGGTCCCACCCAGGAAGTCCTCTCGGAAAGCGGGGACCTCCGGTGGGATCAACCACTTGTCGTCCTCGCCCGGGACAGCACCGAGGTGCATCGCAAGCCTTGCCAACTCATGGGAAAGTACTTCCTCGCGCTTTGCCTCACGTGGGTCGAGCAGAGGACCGACATCAATGGATTGGGAGTCAGTCTTTGCGCGGCTCCGTCGCTTTCGTTGGCTCCAACGGTGGAGCTCGGCTGATGCCTCCCGACATAGGTACCGGCACTTGGGATCCTCCCCGGCAATCGCTGTTTGGACGAATCGCTCGTAGACGAGGTATCTCCAAAGCTTCGGTGGAACAGACTTCATGCGGAGGTATTTCCTCAGTCGTTCCTTGACTTCACCCTGTGTCATCGGAGCAGCCACCTGCTCCTCTTCCATACCTTCGAATTCGTCGTAATACATTACGATACCTTCGATTATAGCACTAGGTTGCTACATCAGTCACACGTCAGTCACAGCATCCTATGACAGATATGCTACTTCTCCTTCCAGCCCGTTGCAACTGGTTTCTTCTGAGCGGAGGGGATGCGAATGAAGAGGAGCAAGCAGTTTCTGAGGCCGGCCGACCTGGCCCCCTTGCTCGGCCTCAGTCGGAGCAGGATCTACCAGATGGTCGGCGCCGGCTCTCTGCCGGCCATACGGAATGGCCGAGCAATCTGGATCCCGCTTGCAGCCTGGGAGGTCTGGCTAGCGAGGACGCGGGACCGCGCACTCGGATCGCTGTCGCTGGAGGAAGAGAAGCGACCGTGAAAATGGTTCGGCGACACGTGCCTAACATCGACGCCCAGCTTGCGGCGCTCATCGCATTGCTCAAGAACACCAGCGATGACATTGGAGGCCAGAGTGGGAACGACACGGTACGGCTAGTCGAATCCAGTGGAAGCGGTCACCAAGACAGGATGCCTCGACGCGGAAGGACCCTGCCATCTCTACGTCGACGTGCCAAGAACACATGAGACCGCGATCCGCCGATCGGGGTCTGTCCAACGACGGAGAAGAGTAACGAATGAGCACCGCGATGAGC
Encoded proteins:
- a CDS encoding helix-turn-helix domain-containing protein is translated as MRMKRSKQFLRPADLAPLLGLSRSRIYQMVGAGSLPAIRNGRAIWIPLAAWEVWLARTRDRALGSLSLEEEKRP
- a CDS encoding recombinase family protein gives rise to the protein MKAAIYLRVSTEEQRERQSIATQREFAERYCSLHEISITDAYSDDGVSGTIPLEQRPEGSRLLQDARSKCFDAVLVYKLDRLGRDPRMLLNAFNDLEVLGIQLLSMTEAFDTDSPAGRFMRTILSGVAGLERDNIVQRSIEGTNRLARQGAWLGGIVPYGYRVEGKHKDARLVISEDPLPGLPLSEAGVIRLIYKMSAEDGKSCIAIAGHLNRLRVPPAYVRDSRLVLRGKRKQTTSGIWRPSRVRNLIVNSTYKGLHEYGKRSKKARDIIRRSVPALVSEETWKQAQQTLKRNYIFSTRNARRKYLLRGLMKCGLCGLTYVGTAYPSAGGTKRVYYVCIGKQSGRGTYGLQGRKCPSKAIAGNIEDLVWRDVEGFLRNPGAVLKQLADQIEGTVGESASMKIDADQMKQALRDKDNERDRVLGLYRRGRIDEPTLDRQLDEIAVEREALIDEINRLDRATESAMTTEARLRSTADLLRELNHRLDQPLTWELKRQIVEVLVEAVRVDTIEEDGKRDTRATVTYRFCTPEVSIEDRTGGRAKLEVPPGRLGELSLHHKADGGKENEDQDPEGDRHPSRKGKIAPPGHRVPACAASEPPSSRWTSRKQMRETPPGPTSIPRTADLQACASELW